One Portunus trituberculatus isolate SZX2019 chromosome 7, ASM1759143v1, whole genome shotgun sequence genomic window carries:
- the LOC123498634 gene encoding uncharacterized protein LOC123498634 — protein MLVASLITTATLLPSSPANVGKGAPCLPLPRTPPRGKSAPGSDKRQSRGRGEHEGINRGGMRWADRPILFIADHFHVLSSGGEARQGSGVTGAGRQQVTPPHLHTCPVTHLWRQISLNKARIFKLPRRTFAILKGL, from the exons ATGTTGGTGGCTAGTCTCATCACCACAGCCACTCTACTCCCGTCCTCCCCTGCAAATGTAGGCAAAGGGGCCCCATGCCTACCTTTGCCTAGGACTCCCCCTAGGGGTAAATCCGCCCCTGGGAGTGACAAGCGCCagtcaagaggaagaggtgaacatgaagggattaacag GGGCGGCATGAGGTGGGCAGACAGGCCGATCCTCTTCATCGCAGACCACTTTCACGTCCTCTCCAGcggtggcgaggcgaggcagggtAGTGGTGTTACCGGTGCAGGGAGACAACAGGTAACGCCACCACATCTTCACACCTGTCCCGTGACGCACCTGTGGAGGCAAATTAGTTTAAATAAAGCCCGTATTTTCAAACTTCCGCGCCGCACCTTCGCTATTTtgaaagggctctag